The following are encoded in a window of Clupea harengus unplaced genomic scaffold, Ch_v2.0.2, whole genome shotgun sequence genomic DNA:
- the swsap1 gene encoding ATPase SWSAP1: protein MADILDAVFRRHGHPTSASSEDKSVLSHSTTECDGSSVVVIGKRGVCSALLFLTAVTAASELGHKVIFYTHTVIQKFPVPVQESMTSLKPDSLKKIKFVYPRSLEELLLDVASLHELGSSAAAAPSLVLVDGLDSYLHGMDGVGRAGAGGPQREEMSATAHLAALLIDTSSFLTRISEKTGDSRCIVKGPAVQCRIIVSYHSDWEAVTTDPKLSVLDRYFPTRCTLVQELRSMAARDESQHEWQVYLSGAGVSGGTANGQQWHLGVRANGAMEFSRTSKSKEPGDSDQQREGV from the exons ATGGCTGACATTTTGGACGCAGTATTTAGACGGCATGGTCACCCGACTTCAGCCTCATCAGAAGACAAGAGCGTGTTGAGTCACAGCACTACAGAGTGTGACGGTAGTTCAGTGGTTGTCATTGGAAAGCGAGGCGTCTGCAGCGCATTGTTATTCCTGACAGCAGTCACAGCTGCTTCAGAACTGGGCCATAAAGTTATCTTTTACACTCATACTGTCATTCAGAAGTTCCCGGTACCTGTCCAGGAGTCTATGACTAGCTTGAAACCAGACAGTTTAAAG AAAATCAAGTTTGTGTATCCGAGATCTTtagaggagctgctgctggacgTGGCCTCCCTGCATGAGCTGGGCTCAAGCGCAGCTGCTGCCCCGTCCCTGGTGCTGGTGGACGGGCTGGACAGCTACCTGCATGGGATGGATGGCGTTGGAAGAGCAGGCGCTGGGGGGCCccagagggaggagatgagtgCCACAGCACACCTCGCAGCTCTGCTCATCGACACATCCTCCTTCCTTACACGCATCTCTGAGAAAACAGGGGACAGTAGATGTATTGTTAAGGGTCCTGCGGTCCAATGCCGCATCATCGTCTCCTACCACTCTGACTGGGAAGCCGTGACCACTGACCCTAAATTGTCTGTGCTAGACCGTTACTTCCCGACACGCTGCACCTTGGTTCAGGAATTGCGCTCCATGGCTGCTAGGGATGAATCACAGCATGAGTGGCAGGTGTATCTCTCTGGGGCAGGAGTGAGTGGCGGGACCGCCAATGGACAGCAGTGGCATTTAGGTGTTCGTGCCAATGGTGCTATGGAGTTTTCTCGCACCAGCAAATCAAAAGAGCCTGGAGACTCGGATCAACAAAGGGAGGGGGTTTAG
- the epor gene encoding erythropoietin receptor codes for MTYVSLAKVLAFCSFLCISKDACVEGSRELETKVKMLLRSEEENPKCFLKGTVEIFCFWEEQGEDNGTTDQYTFRFTYLGRNTTVCPVKVLSIGDGKKMYSCENSQVIWYSPLDIKVFRGEQLIYERSSLFTDQMFLLDPPGNMTLRRTAKPGQLKVTWLPPDFIDDGLLYEISYAVTGSQMGKREQVRFKTDLLLQGLQAGINYSVKARVRPQSSGFKGWWSAWTDPVTVILPNETDPLIVSMSLIISLILLLLSLSILLTHRSFLLKKLWPVIPSPESKFPDLFTVYKGDFQEWMNHNPGGMRWIPAYYYTDEPVAPLEVLSEINIGAALPSLISPHRDPQAMEADGARQLDEGDQVLNRVSPQRWSELQHEAWMLEHLRNLPLHPPPLSQSSLLESHDAYVSLNHSSQKPKDEEKAQEREGDEMEDILEESLPLQTLFAGAGTRSSTSHSDLGSLQQSSGSGRLSSQCSFEYPNQTWPPNGPNYTYMAVADSGVSMDYSPMSSSQLADTERKHKPRVIYTNELPLIHKHKHWPLTRQPTDSDCRPLGHQA; via the exons ATGACATATGTCAGCTTAGCAAAGGTGTTGGCGTTTTGTAGTTTCCTCTGCATCTCCAAAGACGCATGTGTGGAGGGCTCCAGGGAACTTGAAACAAAAG TGAAGATGTTGCTTCGGTCTGAGGAAGAGAATCCTAAATGTTTCCTAAAAGGGACTGTTGAAATCTTTTGCTTTTGGGAAGAGCAGGGTGAGGACAATGGGACCACAGATCAGTATACCTTCAGATTCACATACCT AGGCCGCAACACCACTGTCTGTCCTGTTAAAGTCCTCTCCATTGGTGacggaaaaaaaatgtattcctgTGAGAATTCTCAAGTCATATGGTATTCCCCTCTGGACATCAAGGTGTTTCGTGGTGAACAGCTGATCTACGAGCGTTCTTCTCTCTTCACTGACCAGATGT TCCTGCTAGACCCTCCTGGCAACATGACGCTGAGAAGGACGGCAAAGCCAGGCCAGCTGAAGGTGACCTGGTTGCCACCAGACTTCATTGATGATGGCCTGCTGTACGAGATTAGCTATGCTGTTACAGGAAGCCAGATGGGAAAA CGGGAGCAGGTGCGCTTCAAAACAGACCTACTCCTGCAGGGCCTGCAGGCAGGCATCAACTACTCTGTGAAGGCCCGTGTCAGGCCTCAGAGCTCAGGCTTCAAAGGCTGGTGGAGTGCCTGGACAGATCCAGTAACAGTGATCTTGCCTAATG aGACGGACCCCCTCATAGTATCAATGAGCCTCATAATCTCCCTTATCCTCCTTCTGCTCTCTTTGTCCATCCTCCTGACCCATCGCAG CTTCCTTCTGAAGAAACTGTGGCCTGTCATCCCCAGCCCTGAAAGCAAATTCCCTGATCTCTTCACTGTTTACAAAGGGGATTTCCAG GAATGGATGAACCACAACCCTGGCGGCATGAGGTGGATCCCAGCCTACTACTACACCGATGAGCCGGTGGCTCCGCTGGAGGTGCTCTCAGAGATCAACATCGGAGCAGCCCTGCCCAGTCTCATCTCACCCCACAGGGACCCTCAGGCCATGGAGGCTGATGGAGCCAGGCAGCTGGACGAGGGCGACCAGGTGTTGAACAGAGTCTCTCCGCAAAGATGGTCGGAGCTACAGCACGAGGCTTGGATGCTGGAGCATCTTCGGAACCTGCCTCTCCAtccgccccccctctcccagTCCTCTCTACTGGAGTCCCATGATGCCTATGTCTCCCTCAACCACAGCTCACAGAAGCCCAAGGATGAAGAGAAGGCACAAGAAAGGGAAGGGGATGAGATGGAAGACATCCTGGAGGAGTCCCTACCTCTACAGACTCTATTCGCGGGGGCAGGAACCAGGTCGTCAACATCTCACTCCGACCTGGGTTCCCTGCAGCAGAGCTCCGGCTCGGGCCGGCTGTCTTCACAGTGCAGCTTCGAGTACCCCAACCAGACCTGGCCACCGAATGGCCCCAATTACACCTACATGGCCGTGGCGGACTCGGGAGTTTCCATGGACTACAGCCCCATGAGCTCTAGCCAGCTTGCTGACACGGAGCGGAAACACAAGCCCAGGGTGATCTACACCAACGAGCTGCCCctcatccacaaacacaaacactggccGCTCACACGGCAGCCCACAGATTCTGACTGCAGACCACTTGGACACCAAGCCTAA
- the rab3db gene encoding RAB3D, member RAS oncogene family, b, with the protein MASVNDSRVQQPSQKDAADQNFDYMFKLLIIGNSSVGKTSFLFRYADDSFTPAFVSTVGIDFKVKTVFRNNKRIKLQIWDTAGQERYRTITTAYYRGAMGFLLMYDITNQESFSAVQDWATQIKTYSWDNAQVILVGNKCDLEDDRLIPTEDSQRLSDELGFQFFEASAKDNINVKQVFERLVDVICEKMNESMEGERVQPKSYADSSLQEAASESHGACAC; encoded by the exons ATGGCATCAGTGAATGACTCCCGCGTGCAGCAGCCATCGCAGAAGGACGCGGCCGATCAGAACTTCGACTACATGTTCAAGCTGCTGATCATCGGCAACAGCAGTGTGGGCAAGACCAGCTTTCTGTTCCGCTACGCCGATGACTCGTTCACCCCGGCTTTCGTCAGTACGGTGGGCATCGACTTTAAGGTCAAGACTGTGTTCCGCAACAACAAGAGGATCAAGCTACAGATCTGG GACACAGCAGGACAAGAGAGGTATCGCACCATCACCACAGCTTACTACAGAGGAGCCATGGGCTTCCTGCTCATGTATGACATCACCAACCAGGAGTCCTTCAGCGCCGTGCAAGACTG ggCCACCCAGATTAAGACGTACTCGTGGGATAACGCCCAGGTGATACTGGTGGGGAATAAGTGTGACCTGGAGGATGACCGCCTAATCCCCACAGAAGACAGCCAGCGACTGTCTGATGAGCTAG GATTTCAGTTTTTTGAGGCCAGTGCCAAGGACAACATCAACGTGAAGCAGGTGTTTGAGCGCCTGGTGGATGTGATCTGTGAGAAGATGAACGAGAGCATGGAGGGCGAGAGGGTGCAGCCCAAAAGCTACGCCGACTCCAGCCTGCAGGAGGCAGCCTCTGAGAGCCACGGAGCCTGTGCCTGCTGA